The following coding sequences are from one Beggiatoa alba B18LD window:
- a CDS encoding GumC family protein, which translates to MNFTQKQLIANEFTHSVDESEVDLRIYLNILNRYKWRILRLTLLISLLAWLVSYTLQPIYTATATFLINVESPNIVSVQEFTVRNDQMKTQIDILNSMQVWEETVARIQKQFPHKFQLQPQQPLNLLGITLDWQTWISRLGITLPEQQTEAALVPPPLPAKGNLSIIDTKGSQVIEIKYDSPDPELASAIPNTLAEVYVENDLESRLQMTQKATVWLTERLDNLRSKLEESEKTLQNFTENQKLVDVSGVKSVATQELSQISLDLGTARRKLAETSNMYSQIQGVKGKPLDILVTIPVVFADPLVSSLKATEANLEQKASELSKRYGSQHPEMIAVRTELETNRANLARAVQRIIDSVTKQYEVDRANAATLERNMRQKEGEIQNINRKQYDLGVRQRDVEANRQLYDMFLARFKETGVTQTEQKTIGRIVDAAVTPTRPDKPKKLKVVAIAFVFGLFFSIFLAFLLEYLNNTLKHGDDVEQKLGMSLLGILPKLQRKSKQRPLFIVLEEEHSYFAESIRSMRTGIMLSNVDNPHKTLLITSSLPSEGKTTFATNQAFALGQLDKTILIDADMRRPSVGKGFGLNENAPGLSEMVAGTKPFEECVHHLEGMNIDLIPSGMLPPNPLELLSSQHFSEILKKLETEYKYVVIDSAPIHAVSDALMIARVASAVIYVTKADSTPYQLIKGDIRRLTAIDKAPIGIVLNQVIPKALSQYYGAKYGYYGGYSDYYGTYGLEKKKAAG; encoded by the coding sequence ATGAACTTCACACAAAAACAATTAATAGCAAATGAATTCACACACTCAGTGGATGAAAGCGAAGTTGATTTACGCATTTACCTGAATATTCTTAACCGTTATAAATGGCGAATTCTTCGCCTCACGCTCTTAATTAGCTTATTAGCGTGGCTTGTTAGTTACACACTTCAACCCATTTATACCGCAACAGCGACTTTTCTAATTAATGTAGAGTCCCCTAATATCGTTTCTGTGCAAGAGTTTACGGTCAGAAATGACCAAATGAAAACACAAATAGATATCTTAAACTCTATGCAAGTGTGGGAAGAAACTGTTGCACGGATTCAAAAGCAATTTCCACATAAATTTCAACTGCAACCCCAACAGCCACTTAATTTATTAGGCATTACCTTAGATTGGCAAACTTGGATAAGTCGGTTAGGGATTACCCTGCCTGAACAACAAACTGAAGCCGCTCTCGTTCCTCCCCCTTTACCCGCAAAAGGTAATTTATCCATTATTGATACCAAGGGCAGTCAAGTTATAGAAATTAAATACGATTCACCTGACCCTGAATTAGCCAGTGCGATTCCCAATACTTTAGCCGAGGTTTATGTAGAAAATGATTTAGAATCACGGCTACAAATGACACAAAAAGCAACAGTTTGGCTGACGGAACGTTTAGATAACTTACGCAGTAAATTAGAAGAATCAGAAAAAACCCTACAAAACTTTACAGAAAACCAAAAATTAGTTGATGTTTCAGGGGTTAAAAGTGTTGCCACGCAAGAGTTATCCCAAATCAGTTTAGATTTAGGAACTGCTCGGCGTAAATTAGCAGAAACCAGCAATATGTACTCGCAGATACAAGGGGTTAAAGGAAAACCCTTAGATATTTTAGTGACCATTCCTGTCGTTTTTGCTGATCCATTAGTCAGTAGTTTAAAAGCAACTGAAGCCAATTTAGAACAAAAAGCCTCTGAATTAAGCAAACGCTATGGCAGTCAACACCCTGAAATGATTGCCGTTCGTACAGAATTAGAAACGAATCGTGCTAACCTTGCTCGAGCAGTGCAACGGATTATTGACAGCGTCACCAAACAATATGAAGTTGATCGTGCTAATGCAGCGACATTAGAACGTAATATGCGCCAAAAAGAAGGCGAAATTCAAAATATTAACCGTAAACAATATGATTTAGGCGTGCGACAACGTGATGTAGAAGCAAACCGTCAACTTTACGATATGTTTTTAGCCCGTTTTAAAGAAACAGGCGTGACTCAAACTGAACAAAAAACCATCGGACGAATTGTCGATGCTGCCGTAACTCCCACACGTCCTGATAAACCTAAAAAATTAAAAGTGGTGGCAATTGCCTTTGTATTTGGACTGTTTTTCTCTATATTTCTTGCCTTTTTATTAGAATATTTAAATAACACGCTAAAACATGGTGATGATGTAGAACAAAAATTAGGCATGTCTTTATTAGGCATTTTGCCCAAACTACAACGGAAGAGTAAGCAAAGACCCTTATTTATTGTGCTTGAAGAAGAACATTCCTATTTTGCTGAATCTATCCGAAGTATGCGAACAGGCATTATGTTATCGAATGTGGACAATCCGCATAAAACTTTGTTAATTACGTCTTCATTGCCTTCTGAAGGAAAAACAACGTTTGCAACTAATCAGGCGTTTGCATTGGGACAGTTAGACAAAACAATTTTAATCGATGCAGATATGCGTCGTCCTTCTGTTGGCAAGGGCTTTGGACTGAATGAAAACGCCCCTGGACTTTCTGAAATGGTTGCAGGTACAAAACCGTTTGAAGAATGTGTACACCACTTAGAAGGCATGAATATTGATTTAATTCCAAGTGGTATGTTACCGCCGAATCCTTTAGAACTTTTATCTTCTCAACATTTTTCAGAGATTTTGAAAAAACTGGAAACTGAGTATAAATATGTAGTTATTGATAGTGCGCCCATTCATGCTGTCAGTGACGCGCTAATGATAGCCCGTGTTGCAAGTGCTGTTATTTATGTGACTAAAGCAGATTCAACACCCTATCAACTGATTAAAGGGGATATTAGACGCTTGACCGCTATTGATAAAGCACCAATAGGTATTGTTCTCAATCAAGTTATTCCTAAAGCCTTATCACAATACTACGGCGCGAAATATGGCTATTATGGCGGTTACAGTGACTATTACGGCACTTATGGCTTAGAAAAGAAGAAAGCAGCGGGATAA
- a CDS encoding polysaccharide biosynthesis/export family protein → MRAILFLILIGLTALLTACGGDDFSKEVPVNPTNIADMSSYQLASGDQITITVFGEDSLSGNYRLSDAGTISYPLLGELQISGLTIGDLEKLLATRLTEGKYLVSPKVTVSSAEYRKFFINGEVKLPGGYTYLPGLTILKAASIAGGFTERASRRKIYILREGSKPIQAELHTYIQPGDIITVEESFF, encoded by the coding sequence ATGCGTGCTATATTATTCTTAATATTGATAGGCTTAACCGCTCTTTTAACCGCATGTGGTGGAGACGATTTCTCAAAAGAAGTTCCTGTTAATCCAACGAATATTGCTGATATGTCCAGTTATCAGCTTGCAAGTGGTGACCAGATTACGATTACCGTATTTGGTGAAGACAGCTTAAGTGGTAATTACCGCTTGAGCGACGCAGGGACGATATCCTATCCCCTGCTAGGAGAACTGCAGATTTCTGGCTTAACCATTGGGGATTTAGAAAAATTACTTGCAACCCGTTTAACAGAAGGTAAATATCTGGTCTCCCCTAAAGTCACTGTTTCTAGCGCAGAATATCGCAAGTTTTTTATTAACGGTGAAGTCAAATTACCTGGTGGATATACCTATTTACCAGGGCTGACGATTTTAAAAGCAGCCTCGATTGCAGGTGGATTTACAGAACGTGCATCACGTCGCAAAATTTATATTTTGCGAGAAGGTAGTAAACCCATTCAAGCAGAACTCCATACTTATATTCAACCCGGTGATATTATTACAGTAGAAGAAAGTTTCTTCTAA
- a CDS encoding outer membrane beta-barrel protein produces MRPCIKTFLTCCLITYAPYSLAAESGFPVGPTVLHPSIGVELGHNDNVIQSSHDEIQSMYMRLTPAVKWELERLTDKYIIDFDTNIIRYFDSSADNAESYGLAGSADLDLPDKFHAFLSAGYHKYYDPRGTTDFDEDGNPNKWDTSTLDGKLTYGSPGAKGRIELKANYATVRYDEFDVAQITDRHLFGLGGAFHYRIQPKTYLFINADVVDTNYETNTRLDSKEYRYGIGASWFATAKTTGTLNVGYNNKAMDNDTIPDYTGTYVQALVNWRPRTYSLFDVKASRMTGESKGFGDYSLTNALGLAWTYAWTTRVSSTLGYDYADIDFAGTDRNDKKNGLYVNLNYQMRRWLSLRGGFDFIDFSSNYPDEDYNQNVVSLTLFSSF; encoded by the coding sequence ATGAGACCTTGTATAAAAACTTTCCTAACTTGTTGTTTAATTACTTACGCCCCTTATTCTCTCGCGGCTGAAAGTGGTTTTCCCGTTGGACCTACGGTTTTACACCCTTCGATAGGAGTAGAACTTGGACATAATGATAACGTTATACAATCTAGTCATGATGAAATTCAATCTATGTATATGCGTTTAACGCCAGCGGTTAAGTGGGAGTTAGAACGATTAACTGATAAATATATAATTGATTTTGATACAAATATCATACGCTATTTTGACAGTTCCGCAGACAATGCAGAAAGTTATGGTTTAGCAGGTTCTGCGGATTTAGATTTGCCCGATAAATTTCATGCATTTTTAAGTGCGGGTTACCATAAATATTATGATCCTAGAGGTACAACGGATTTTGATGAGGATGGAAACCCAAATAAGTGGGATACAAGTACGCTAGATGGAAAATTAACGTATGGCAGTCCAGGGGCGAAAGGACGCATTGAGCTTAAAGCAAATTATGCCACTGTTCGCTATGATGAGTTCGACGTTGCACAAATCACTGATCGTCATCTTTTTGGCCTAGGCGGTGCTTTCCACTATCGAATTCAGCCAAAAACCTATTTATTTATTAATGCTGATGTTGTTGATACAAATTACGAAACAAACACCCGTTTAGACAGTAAAGAATATCGTTATGGTATTGGCGCAAGTTGGTTTGCAACCGCAAAAACAACAGGTACGTTGAATGTCGGTTACAACAATAAAGCAATGGATAATGACACTATTCCTGATTACACAGGTACTTATGTACAAGCACTTGTCAACTGGAGACCAAGAACTTACTCATTATTTGATGTGAAAGCCTCAAGAATGACAGGAGAAAGTAAGGGCTTTGGGGACTATAGCTTAACAAATGCATTAGGTTTAGCATGGACTTATGCATGGACTACGCGGGTATCCTCCACACTAGGCTATGACTACGCCGATATCGATTTTGCAGGAACGGATAGAAACGATAAGAAAAACGGCTTATATGTAAACCTTAATTATCAAATGCGACGTTGGTTGAGCTTACGTGGTGGATTCGACTTTATCGATTTTAGCTCTAATTACCCTGATGAAGATTACAATCAAAATGTTGTATCTTTAACCCTATTCTCCAGCTTTTAA
- a CDS encoding O-antigen ligase family protein: MSTPPLADRYLFISLLLLIIWLPIPFASNHAWAWAIMEISIFSLWFIWIISFLQQKISFPATFYRAYPLLILWSVWLLYLILQCLPLPYYWVNTLSPSTARLYQLATFGTTPTTLTLSVDVFSTQAALLKSISYVLLFALVLVLVNRHSRLRWVAYCLLISGVVQAVYGSVMTLTGWEYGFLRPKTAYEGFATGTFVNRNHFANYLILSFSMGLGLLISQLRDTQYETWRQRLRAWLTFLFSHKMRLRLYLIILVIALILTRSRMGNIAFFGSLLITGFIGLFFARHTARSVSLLLFSLILIDLAVMGTFFGIEQLSQRINVTHITGEERGDVYLYAFHYWKDFFWMGSGLGSFYAVFPSYWQSGLGGYYDHAHNDYLEFATETGLIGLSILACIVLASLLATFLTLFRRRDPLCRGIALGVMMGILAMLIHSMVDFSLQIPANAATFIIFLALAWVSYLMPRHVSRTR, translated from the coding sequence ATGTCAACACCACCCCTTGCTGATCGTTACTTATTTATTAGTTTATTGTTGCTTATTATTTGGTTACCCATTCCATTTGCGAGCAATCATGCTTGGGCATGGGCAATCATGGAAATCAGCATTTTCTCGTTATGGTTTATTTGGATTATTTCTTTTTTACAACAGAAAATAAGCTTTCCTGCAACATTTTATCGAGCCTATCCGCTCTTAATTCTCTGGAGTGTGTGGTTACTCTATTTGATTCTACAATGTTTACCATTGCCCTATTACTGGGTAAACACCTTATCTCCAAGCACGGCGCGACTTTATCAGTTAGCTACTTTTGGCACTACCCCCACCACGCTAACCCTTTCTGTTGATGTATTTAGCACACAAGCGGCGTTGTTAAAGAGTATCAGTTATGTCCTACTCTTTGCATTAGTGCTAGTGTTAGTTAATCGTCACTCACGGCTACGTTGGGTTGCCTACTGTTTATTAATCAGTGGTGTAGTACAGGCTGTTTATGGCAGTGTCATGACATTGACAGGTTGGGAATATGGTTTTTTACGCCCGAAAACGGCTTATGAAGGCTTTGCAACGGGGACTTTTGTCAATCGCAACCATTTTGCAAATTACTTAATCCTCAGTTTTTCTATGGGATTAGGCTTACTTATCAGTCAATTACGTGACACTCAGTATGAAACATGGCGACAACGCTTGCGTGCTTGGCTGACGTTTCTATTTAGTCACAAAATGCGTTTACGGTTATACCTGATTATTTTAGTCATTGCCTTAATTCTAACGCGCTCACGCATGGGCAATATTGCTTTCTTTGGTAGTTTGCTAATAACAGGGTTTATCGGGTTATTTTTCGCGCGTCATACTGCCCGCTCAGTCAGTCTTTTATTATTCAGTTTAATACTGATAGATTTAGCCGTGATGGGTACTTTTTTCGGTATAGAGCAACTGAGTCAACGTATTAATGTGACTCACATCACGGGTGAAGAACGAGGTGATGTTTATCTATATGCTTTTCACTATTGGAAAGATTTTTTTTGGATGGGCTCAGGATTAGGCAGTTTTTATGCGGTGTTTCCAAGTTATTGGCAGTCAGGACTTGGAGGATACTATGACCATGCGCATAATGATTATTTGGAATTTGCGACGGAAACAGGATTAATCGGATTAAGCATACTAGCCTGTATTGTGCTTGCTTCCCTATTAGCAACTTTTTTAACGTTATTTCGTCGACGTGACCCTCTATGTCGTGGAATTGCCTTAGGTGTCATGATGGGAATTTTGGCAATGTTGATTCACAGCATGGTTGATTTTAGCTTACAAATTCCCGCCAATGCGGCGACTTTTATCATATTCCTTGCCTTAGCTTGGGTGAGTTATTTGATGCCACGTCATGTATCACGAACTCGCTAA
- a CDS encoding ABC transporter permease, producing MYHELAKIRAFLIRDWQHEKSYRLVFLPAFFSLFTLLFTFFFLARLLNHAQLPALQPYGGDYFAFVLIGFAFFNYLEVLLKGLPQQIREGQLLGTLEALLVTPTALPTLIIASICYQLLGATARVVVYLGLAIGIFQITLHGANLIATGLFLLLTLMAFSSLGILTASVVILLKKGEALSSLFVSIARLLCGLYYPISILPDSLQLVAHWIPVTYALEGLRLALLQGYSLTQLMPNLLPLSLFTLFLLPSSLWAFHHAIQRAKRDGTLTQY from the coding sequence ATGTATCACGAACTCGCTAAAATAAGGGCTTTTCTTATTCGTGATTGGCAACATGAAAAAAGCTATCGATTGGTTTTTTTGCCCGCTTTTTTCAGCCTATTTACCTTATTATTTACTTTCTTTTTTTTAGCTCGTCTTTTAAATCACGCCCAATTGCCTGCGTTACAACCCTATGGCGGTGATTACTTTGCCTTTGTCCTCATTGGCTTTGCCTTTTTTAATTATTTAGAAGTTTTATTGAAAGGACTCCCGCAACAGATTCGTGAAGGGCAATTGCTTGGCACATTAGAGGCTTTATTAGTCACACCAACTGCGCTACCAACCTTAATTATTGCGAGTATCTGCTACCAATTACTAGGAGCAACAGCACGAGTAGTGGTTTATCTTGGATTAGCCATCGGTATTTTTCAGATTACCTTGCATGGTGCAAACCTAATCGCAACGGGCTTATTTTTATTACTTACCCTGATGGCTTTTAGCAGTTTGGGCATTTTAACCGCGAGCGTTGTTATCCTACTGAAAAAAGGCGAGGCTCTCAGTAGCCTATTTGTCAGTATTGCCCGTTTACTCTGCGGCTTATACTATCCTATTAGTATATTACCTGATAGTTTACAACTGGTTGCCCATTGGATACCTGTGACATATGCCTTAGAAGGACTACGCCTTGCACTCTTACAAGGCTATTCACTAACACAACTAATGCCTAACTTATTGCCTTTAAGTTTATTTACCCTGTTTTTACTACCAAGCAGTTTATGGGCTTTTCACCATGCCATACAACGCGCAAAACGTGACGGCACATTAACCCAATATTAA
- a CDS encoding glycosyltransferase → MKILHVIANLAPRYGGPAKACFELARAVAQRGHEVTIYTTNQDGDGELDTPLNQIIQREGVQLRFFPIQSPRFWGTSLPMARALAQMIPTVDIVHIHSLYLFHNLIAPWLCRWYKKPYVMLPHGTLDPFLYQRHRQRKRLMEWTFENRNMRQATAIHFITQEEQLLAQPYTHNAHSVIVPLGLTLNEYDKPRPSQWLAHYYPETKDKKIILFFGRIHFKKGLDLLIPAFIALAKQQDDIHLVIAGPDDERYADHLKHLLSVDNMLDRATFTGMIQGDEKLSLLRESYLFALPSYSENFGIAVLEAMACRCPVLISDKVNLHHDIQQAKAGVIVPCEQNAVQQALADLLANPFQARYYGEKGRQLVENRYQWQQIGELMEQTYQQLIEKHHVR, encoded by the coding sequence ATGAAAATATTACACGTTATTGCCAATTTAGCCCCGCGTTATGGTGGCCCTGCAAAAGCCTGCTTTGAGTTAGCACGTGCCGTTGCACAACGGGGGCACGAAGTCACTATTTATACAACCAATCAAGACGGTGATGGCGAACTTGATACCCCTTTAAATCAAATTATTCAACGCGAAGGGGTGCAATTACGGTTTTTTCCGATTCAATCCCCCCGTTTTTGGGGCACATCCCTGCCCATGGCGCGGGCATTAGCGCAAATGATTCCCACAGTTGATATTGTCCATATACATTCCCTGTATTTATTTCATAACCTTATCGCGCCTTGGCTATGTCGCTGGTACAAAAAACCTTATGTCATGTTGCCACATGGCACATTAGACCCCTTCCTATATCAACGTCATCGCCAACGAAAACGACTAATGGAATGGACATTTGAAAATCGGAATATGCGACAAGCAACCGCAATCCACTTTATTACACAAGAAGAACAACTCCTTGCCCAACCATACACCCATAACGCCCACAGTGTTATCGTACCGTTAGGACTGACATTAAACGAATATGATAAACCGCGTCCATCCCAATGGTTAGCCCATTATTACCCTGAAACCAAAGATAAAAAAATCATCCTCTTTTTTGGGCGCATTCATTTTAAGAAAGGCTTAGACCTTCTGATTCCTGCGTTTATCGCGTTAGCAAAACAACAAGACGATATTCACCTCGTTATTGCAGGTCCAGACGATGAAAGATATGCCGACCATTTAAAGCACTTATTAAGCGTGGATAACATGTTAGACCGTGCCACCTTCACAGGCATGATACAAGGGGATGAAAAACTCTCCCTCCTGCGAGAATCCTACCTATTTGCATTACCCTCTTATTCAGAAAATTTCGGTATTGCCGTGTTAGAAGCCATGGCATGTCGCTGTCCTGTACTGATTTCTGACAAAGTGAATCTGCATCACGATATTCAACAAGCAAAAGCGGGTGTTATCGTCCCCTGCGAACAAAACGCAGTACAACAAGCCCTTGCAGATTTACTGGCTAACCCATTCCAAGCCCGTTACTATGGAGAAAAAGGCAGACAACTCGTCGAAAATCGCTACCAATGGCAACAAATTGGCGAATTAATGGAACAAACCTATCAACAACTGATTGAAAAACACCATGTCCGTTGA
- a CDS encoding nucleotidyltransferase domain-containing protein, which yields MSVEFQLLCQAHQPDKLAQLLNQTIAWQTVLKLTDRHRVAPQLYQSLKNNNLIPNPIRQALRTRYEKNTLRAMRNLVTIQTLLQSFTQHNIPCIVLKGIGLALQLYGNIGARHAGDIDLLIDPQHLRHVDTLLQQQGYQRIQPAFSLTEAQFLKIQQLWNQFEYYHPQGQCYLDIHWRLSYNHHLCPIPFNELYQQHQTIYVQTQALPVLAPLHNLLYLSAHGSQHVWGCLFWLWDIATLLQQTTFDWDKVITNAQHIGCLPSLIQGIHLAHHLLNSPLPDTLPPYQQQTRYKRLQQAGERYLQLPIPIPLRTVLWQRFYYDLQLNSSWAYRRELLQHIFLHPHDWQALPLPPVLFPLYYVIGSILWLKRQLIK from the coding sequence ATGTCCGTTGAGTTTCAACTCCTCTGCCAAGCCCACCAACCTGATAAACTCGCTCAACTGCTCAATCAAACGATTGCATGGCAAACCGTATTAAAACTTACAGACCGTCATCGAGTTGCCCCACAACTCTATCAATCACTAAAAAATAACAACTTAATTCCCAACCCCATACGCCAAGCCCTACGCACCCGCTACGAAAAAAACACCCTGCGGGCAATGCGCAATTTAGTGACTATACAAACACTCTTACAATCCTTTACACAACACAATATCCCCTGCATCGTCCTAAAAGGCATAGGACTTGCGCTACAACTATACGGCAATATTGGCGCACGCCACGCGGGCGACATAGACCTACTCATTGATCCCCAACACCTCCGCCACGTTGACACCCTATTACAACAACAAGGCTACCAACGCATTCAACCCGCATTTTCCCTGACAGAAGCCCAATTTTTAAAAATTCAACAACTATGGAATCAATTTGAATACTACCACCCACAAGGACAATGCTACCTAGATATTCACTGGCGACTTTCCTACAACCACCATCTTTGCCCGATTCCATTTAACGAACTCTATCAACAACATCAAACCATTTACGTACAGACTCAAGCACTCCCCGTCCTAGCCCCCTTACACAACCTACTCTACCTCTCTGCACATGGCAGTCAACACGTATGGGGCTGTTTATTCTGGCTTTGGGACATCGCCACACTCTTACAACAAACCACTTTTGACTGGGATAAAGTCATTACCAACGCGCAACACATAGGCTGTTTACCCTCACTCATTCAAGGCATACACCTTGCCCATCACCTACTAAACAGCCCTTTACCTGATACACTTCCCCCCTACCAACAACAAACACGCTATAAACGGCTTCAACAAGCGGGAGAACGCTACTTACAATTACCAATACCTATCCCCTTACGGACAGTTTTATGGCAACGCTTCTACTACGATTTACAACTCAATAGCTCATGGGCTTATCGACGCGAACTGCTCCAACATATTTTTTTACATCCCCATGATTGGCAAGCTCTACCACTCCCCCCCGTCTTATTCCCGCTCTATTATGTAATAGGTAGCATTCTCTGGTTGAAGCGACAACTCATAAAATAG
- a CDS encoding HlyD family type I secretion periplasmic adaptor subunit, producing the protein MHKTHDWLITQPSTSTHLILWLSALFLLLAGIWANYAELDEVTRGMGKVIPSSQVQIVQNLEGGIISELPVKAGDIVEKGQILLRIDDTRFSSSYRENNVGIAELQAKIARLSAEAEGKPFALPAKIPEEQQSFFKNELALANSRQQALQANIDILLQQKRQKTQEINELKSKLTQLQQSYELAKKELNITEPLVKKGVMSEVELLRLQREATDLKGNAESIRLSIPRAETAVDEIERKIKELTATFRAGALAELNDNKAELAKNTESGLALQDRVTRTLVRSPVKGTIKRVKVTTIGGVVQPGMDLVEIVPLEDTLLIEAQIRPSDIAFLHPGQPAMIKFTAYDFSIFGGLSATLEHISADTIMNERNEAFFLIQLRTTQNFLKNGDKNLPIITGMTANVDILTGKKTLLNYLLKPIKKVHDEALRER; encoded by the coding sequence ATGCATAAAACACATGACTGGTTAATAACCCAACCCAGCACAAGCACACACCTGATTTTATGGCTAAGTGCCTTATTTCTTCTACTTGCTGGCATCTGGGCAAACTATGCCGAACTAGATGAAGTCACACGCGGTATGGGCAAAGTTATACCCTCAAGTCAAGTTCAAATCGTGCAAAACCTAGAAGGCGGCATTATCTCCGAACTACCTGTTAAAGCAGGTGATATTGTCGAAAAAGGACAAATTCTACTACGTATTGACGACACCCGTTTTTCCTCCTCCTATCGAGAAAACAATGTCGGCATCGCAGAACTACAAGCCAAAATTGCCCGTTTAAGTGCCGAAGCGGAAGGAAAACCATTTGCTTTACCCGCAAAAATACCTGAAGAACAACAAAGTTTTTTTAAAAACGAATTAGCCCTTGCAAACTCCCGTCAACAAGCCCTACAAGCCAATATAGATATTTTATTACAACAAAAACGCCAAAAAACACAAGAAATCAATGAATTAAAATCAAAACTGACTCAACTACAACAAAGTTACGAATTAGCCAAAAAAGAACTGAATATTACTGAACCTCTAGTAAAAAAAGGCGTAATGTCAGAAGTAGAACTACTCCGCTTACAACGTGAAGCAACTGATTTAAAAGGCAATGCCGAAAGTATTCGCTTAAGCATTCCCCGCGCAGAAACCGCCGTCGATGAAATAGAACGCAAAATAAAAGAACTCACCGCCACTTTTCGCGCGGGCGCACTAGCAGAACTCAATGATAATAAAGCCGAATTAGCCAAAAATACCGAATCAGGTCTAGCCCTACAAGACCGTGTGACACGAACACTTGTTCGCTCCCCCGTCAAAGGCACAATAAAACGAGTAAAAGTCACAACCATTGGTGGCGTTGTACAACCAGGAATGGATTTAGTAGAAATTGTGCCGTTAGAAGACACATTACTGATAGAAGCACAAATTCGCCCCTCAGACATCGCTTTTTTACACCCAGGGCAACCAGCCATGATTAAGTTTACCGCCTACGATTTCTCAATTTTTGGCGGACTATCCGCAACGCTAGAACATATCAGCGCGGACACCATTATGAATGAACGCAATGAAGCCTTTTTCTTAATTCAACTACGCACAACACAAAATTTCTTAAAAAATGGCGATAAAAACCTGCCGATTATTACAGGGATGACTGCCAACGTAGATATTTTAACGGGCAAGAAAACCCTGTTAAATTACCTATTAAAACCCATCAAAAAAGTGCATGACGAAGCATTGCGGGAACGCTAA
- a CDS encoding lysozyme inhibitor LprI family protein, giving the protein MMHLRTLFLYSLPFLFYTVTAVSAEGTPKVDCNDPQSTYEINYCAEKAYQSADAALNRAYKNLMNSGLSAEEQALLKTAQRTWIKFRDEHCEYAVYGARGGTGFSGFLNACLQDMTEERIRSLEKSYLE; this is encoded by the coding sequence ATGATGCACTTACGAACACTTTTCCTTTACTCACTTCCTTTTTTGTTTTACACCGTCACGGCTGTGAGCGCAGAGGGTACACCTAAAGTTGATTGTAACGACCCACAATCAACTTATGAGATAAATTATTGCGCTGAAAAAGCGTATCAATCTGCTGATGCGGCGTTGAATAGAGCGTATAAAAATTTGATGAATAGTGGTTTATCCGCAGAGGAACAGGCGTTATTGAAAACAGCGCAACGGACATGGATAAAGTTTCGTGATGAACATTGTGAATATGCGGTTTACGGTGCGCGAGGTGGTACAGGATTTTCAGGCTTTCTGAATGCGTGTTTACAAGACATGACAGAGGAACGAATCCGCAGTTTAGAAAAATCATATCTTGAATAA